Genomic segment of Arachis hypogaea cultivar Tifrunner chromosome 16, arahy.Tifrunner.gnm2.J5K5, whole genome shotgun sequence:
AGTTATTAGCACGCGTTTAGGGACTATTAATTAGTTAGTATTTGGCCATGTACTCTGTCTCTGATCTCTCACCGTTGTTCTCGGTGCTCGTCATTCTAAAACTTCAGTCCGATCCGTTAATTAATTGATCAGTTTGTATTTTGGTATTATGATGTTTCAAAATTTGAGTCGTTCTTTTTCCTCTGTCGTTGTGGTTAGAAgaaggatttttaatttttctatagaAGCTGTAAATGCTAATCCACACTATTTTTCACTTCTCTGTACCCTAAAACTTTTTCTTAACTGAGAAGCAGCTAACTTGTAAAAGTGGTGAATGTAGAAAAATGCTCCTTGGTTATCAGTGCCACAGTTTGGTGACTGGGATCAAAAGGGTGGAGTGCCTGACTACTCACTAGATTTCTCAAAAATCAGGGAAATGAGGAAACAAAACAAGACAAATCTTTCAAGGGCAAGTCTTGGAAACGAAGAAGAGCTCGTGGCTTCAGCCACTACCACTACAAACGCAAGCCACACTGAGCCTGTACACCAGCACCCCCATTATCACCAGACAAACTCTCCAACGGTAAGATTCTCGCCctgtttaatttctttatttcattttaattcaGTATTCACTAATAACTAATCTTGTTTAATTCTCGGTCTGTTCTTCACTGAGAATGATAGTGTGGTCATCAATTCACAAACAATTTCAAGATAAGAGAATATGAAAATTGAATATACTAACA
This window contains:
- the LOC112754815 gene encoding uncharacterized protein, giving the protein MEQSKEKNAPWLSVPQFGDWDQKGGVPDYSLDFSKIREMRKQNKTNLSRASLGNEEELVASATTTTNASHTEPVHQHPHYHQTNSPTARRSFLSYFNCCVKA